A single region of the Agromyces sp. Leaf222 genome encodes:
- the murD gene encoding UDP-N-acetylmuramoyl-L-alanine--D-glutamate ligase has translation MTDADAAGGRLDSLTSWHADWSGLRVLVLGAGVTGFAVADTLSELGADVLLAATNVDDDRARILDVIGVRVLRHALDAVPDEATAFTPELVIASPGFHPDNAVLEWAVASGVPVWGDIELAWRVRDKVRAADWILVTGTNGKTTTTQLAASLLAANGLRAAPCGNIGVPVLDAVRDPGGFDVLVVELSSYQLHALPVEGAGALHPVASVCLNVADDHLDWHGSADAYRAAKAKVYANTRIACVYNRADEATRRMVEEADVEDGARAIGFGLDTPGPSDFGVVEGILCDRAFLEERHSSALEITTVAELEPRGLGAPHIVANILAASALVRAVGVPVGVIHDALGEFSLDAHRIQTVAVAGGIRWVDDSKATNPHAAEASLKAYPKVVWIVGGLLKGVDVDGLVAAHVGRLRAAVVIGVDRAALVEAFARHASDVPLFEVDADDTGNVMALAVAFAESIAEDGDTVLLAPAAASMDQFADYADRGRRFQQAVRARLEGEADGDSAPHDAAPHEPDAGD, from the coding sequence ATGACCGATGCGGATGCCGCTGGCGGCCGCCTCGACTCCCTGACGAGCTGGCACGCCGACTGGAGCGGCCTCAGGGTGCTCGTGCTCGGCGCGGGCGTCACCGGGTTCGCGGTCGCCGACACGCTCTCGGAGCTCGGCGCCGACGTGCTGCTCGCGGCGACGAACGTCGACGACGACCGCGCGCGCATCCTCGACGTCATCGGCGTGCGGGTGCTGCGGCACGCGCTCGACGCGGTGCCCGACGAGGCCACGGCGTTCACACCCGAACTGGTCATCGCCTCGCCCGGGTTCCACCCCGACAACGCGGTGCTCGAGTGGGCCGTCGCATCGGGCGTGCCCGTCTGGGGCGACATCGAGCTCGCCTGGCGGGTGCGCGACAAGGTGCGCGCCGCCGACTGGATCCTCGTCACCGGCACCAACGGCAAGACCACGACCACGCAGCTCGCGGCGTCGCTCCTCGCGGCGAACGGCCTGCGCGCGGCCCCGTGCGGCAACATCGGCGTGCCGGTGCTCGACGCGGTGCGCGATCCAGGCGGGTTCGACGTGCTCGTCGTCGAGCTCTCCAGCTATCAACTGCACGCGCTGCCCGTCGAGGGCGCCGGTGCGCTGCATCCGGTCGCGAGCGTCTGCCTGAACGTGGCCGACGACCACCTCGACTGGCACGGCTCCGCCGACGCCTACCGTGCGGCCAAGGCAAAGGTCTACGCCAACACGCGCATCGCCTGCGTGTACAACCGAGCCGACGAGGCCACGCGGCGCATGGTCGAGGAGGCGGACGTCGAAGACGGCGCCCGGGCGATCGGCTTCGGCCTCGACACCCCCGGTCCGAGCGACTTCGGCGTCGTCGAGGGCATCCTCTGCGATCGCGCGTTCCTCGAGGAGCGGCACTCCTCTGCGCTCGAGATCACCACGGTCGCCGAGCTCGAACCCCGAGGACTCGGCGCCCCGCACATCGTCGCCAACATCCTCGCCGCATCGGCACTCGTGCGCGCCGTCGGCGTTCCGGTCGGCGTGATCCACGATGCGCTCGGCGAGTTCAGCCTCGACGCGCATCGCATCCAGACCGTGGCGGTGGCGGGCGGCATCCGCTGGGTCGACGACTCGAAGGCCACGAACCCGCACGCGGCCGAGGCGTCGCTGAAGGCGTACCCCAAGGTCGTCTGGATCGTCGGCGGCCTGCTGAAGGGCGTCGACGTCGACGGACTCGTCGCGGCCCACGTCGGACGACTTCGTGCGGCCGTCGTGATCGGAGTCGATCGGGCGGCACTCGTCGAGGCGTTCGCTCGACACGCGAGCGACGTGCCGCTGTTCGAGGTCGACGCCGATGACACTGGAAACGTCATGGCGCTGGCCGTCGCCTTCGCCGAGTCGATCGCCGAAGACGGGGACACGGTGCTCCTGGCCCCGGCAGCGGCCTCGATGGACCAGTTCGCCGACTACGCCGATCGAGGCCGTCGGTTCCAGCAAGCGGTACGAGCACGATTGGAAGGTGAGGCGGATGGCGACTCCGCCCCGCACGACGCCGCCCCGCACGAACCCGACGCCGGAGACTGA